The DNA window GCGCAGCGAAGAACTCGTGGCGCGCATCAAGGCCGCGCAGCAGAACGGCGAGAACGTGGTGTGGCTCAGCCGCCTGACCAGCAGCGAGGCGCTGCGCCACGTGTACGCGGGCGCCGGCGTGTTCGTGTTCCCCACGCTGTATGAAGGCTTCGGCATCCCGGTGGTGGAGGCCTTTGCCTCCGGCGTGCCGGTGGTGGCGTCGAACGCCACCTCGGTGCCGGAAGTATCGGGCGGCGCGGCGATCGAAGTCGACCCGATGTCGAGCGCCGCCATCGGCGCGGCCATGCTGGAACTGGCGCGCGACGAGGCGCTGCGCGATCGCTGCATCGCCGCCGGCAAGGCGCGCGCGGCGGGACTGACATGGCGCGATACCGCGCGCAAGACCGCGGCTGTCTATGAAGCCGTGCTGAAAAACTGAACAGAATGCGCGTCCTTCATTTCTACAAGACGTATTACCCCGACTCATGGGGCGGCGTGGAACAGGCGATCCGCCAGATCTGCATGGGCACCGCACGCCTGGGCATCACCAACGAAGTGTTGACGCTGACCCGCAATGGCGGCCCGGCGCGCATGGAGATCGACGGCCACGTGGTGCACCGCGTGCCGCTGGATATCGAGATCGCATCGAACGCGATGTCGTTCGCGTCGATCCGCGCGCTGGCGCGGCTGGCCCGCTCGGCGGACGTGGTGCATTACCACTTCCCCTGGCCGTTCGGCGACCTGGCGCATTTTCTCGCCCGCGTGAAGAAACCATCGGTCGTCACCTATCACTCGGACATCGTGCGGCAGAAGGCGCTGCTCAAGCTGTATTCGCCGCTGATGCATCGTTTCCTCGCCAACGTGGACGGCATCGTTGCCACGTCGCCGAACTACTTTGCATCGTCCGACGTGCTGCGGCGCTACGGCGAGAAGGTGCGCGCGATCCCGTTCGGGCTGGACCGGAACACGTATCCGCAGCCGACGCCGGAGCGGCTGGCGCACTGGCGCGCCGAGGCGGGCGAGCGCTTCTTCCTGTTCGTCGGCGTGCTGCGCTACTACAAGGGCTTGCACATCCTGCTCGATGCGCTGGCACGTTGCGAATACCCGGTGGTGATCGTTGGCGCC is part of the Pseudoduganella lutea genome and encodes:
- a CDS encoding glycosyltransferase family 4 protein, with the protein product MRVLHFYKTYYPDSWGGVEQAIRQICMGTARLGITNEVLTLTRNGGPARMEIDGHVVHRVPLDIEIASNAMSFASIRALARLARSADVVHYHFPWPFGDLAHFLARVKKPSVVTYHSDIVRQKALLKLYSPLMHRFLANVDGIVATSPNYFASSDVLRRYGEKVRAIPFGLDRNTYPQPTPERLAHWRAEAGERFFLFVGVLRYYKGLHILLDALARCEYPVVIVGAGPIENELKEHARRLGLKHVRFVGAVDEHDKVALLTLCYAMAFPSHLRSEAFGISLLEGAMYGKPMISSEIGTGTSYINIDGDTGIVVPPSDPAAFGNAMRTLWEDPALAQAMGQRAGERYRALFTSEKMAADYAALYCEVAKSSA